One window of Streptomyces sp. MMBL 11-1 genomic DNA carries:
- a CDS encoding coenzyme F420-0:L-glutamate ligase, with protein sequence MEPSMITSSFTAFALEPFPTIKPGEDLAEAITTVMQAQDVTLHDGDVIVVASKAVSTSENRRVDLTTVTPSAEALDLSARTGKPAEVVQLILDESDEHFVVGAHGPIIARHRLGLQLTAAGVDRDGPDAAWLLPTDPDSSARALRDSLAAATGITVAVVIADSDGRADRRGATVLSIGAAGITPLRVTEHVEPDGGVKHQEETLTDLVAAAAGLILGQRGRGAPVVVLRGVAYEPDNGGVRSMLHRRVP encoded by the coding sequence ATGGAGCCCTCGATGATCACTAGCTCGTTCACGGCGTTCGCGCTGGAACCCTTCCCCACGATCAAGCCAGGCGAAGACCTGGCCGAAGCCATTACCACGGTCATGCAGGCCCAAGACGTCACCCTGCATGACGGGGATGTGATCGTCGTCGCGAGCAAGGCGGTCTCGACCTCGGAAAACCGCCGGGTGGACCTGACCACGGTCACACCGAGCGCGGAGGCCCTGGACCTGTCGGCCCGGACCGGAAAGCCCGCCGAGGTCGTTCAGCTGATCCTGGACGAATCGGACGAGCACTTCGTGGTCGGTGCCCACGGGCCGATCATCGCCCGACACCGCCTGGGCCTGCAGCTCACGGCAGCAGGCGTTGACCGGGACGGGCCGGACGCGGCATGGCTGTTGCCCACCGACCCGGATTCCTCCGCTCGCGCCTTACGCGACTCACTGGCAGCTGCGACCGGCATCACCGTCGCGGTCGTCATCGCTGACTCCGACGGGCGGGCTGATCGACGTGGCGCCACGGTGCTCTCGATCGGGGCTGCCGGAATCACTCCACTTCGCGTGACGGAGCATGTCGAACCTGACGGTGGCGTAAAGCACCAGGAGGAGACACTGACCGACTTGGTGGCCGCGGCGGCCGGCCTGATCCTGGGCCAGCGCGGCCGCGGCGCCCCGGTCGTCGTGCTCAGGGGTGTGGCGTACGAACCTGACAATGGCGGAGTGCGCTCTATGCTCCATCGCCGCGTCCCCTAA